From Juglans regia cultivar Chandler chromosome 8, Walnut 2.0, whole genome shotgun sequence, the proteins below share one genomic window:
- the LOC109019776 gene encoding la-related protein 1C-like, whose translation MATSSSANGNPASSSSPTPPWTQIVRGESEPIVAAPSSPSSTTTHVMSSSSTPAIDPAVPSVTVEESMWEGSESGPNGNAGKRQAWNKPSNGPVAEVGPVMGAVSWPALSESTRASPKPSSESLKALSDIGSPVAVLQGTGTTSSSSSHKQVGNNANPNPTSNHSITTRQRSMRRNNASTSSNGGLPQQQLAPPGAVVEMGPNNPSPKDHTQRSGFASQSHGGNDHPPHRNSFRNRNGGSHPRGDGSHHHNYGGSRGNQDWNAHRNFSGRDNHMQPQRGAPRFIRPPPPPPLSSTPFIPPPPVRPFASPIGFPELPPPMVYVAAPPPDSLRGMPFVPPMLPHPFYYPPADPHLPAKIVKQIEYYFSGENLIKDTYLRQNMDDQGWVPITLIARFKQVVLLSDNIQFILDSVRTSSILEVQGDKIRRRNDWMRWIISPSVHFPNASGQQIFGQPSYDLLEARVQSMALEERTTNHHTTGGQADPHGAALENELPSEDLSSPSQLSGGRKTDQSQF comes from the exons ATGGCTACGAGTAGTAGTGCTAACGGCAATCCCGCGTCGTCGTCGTCGCCGACGCCTCCGTGGACGCAAATTGTCCGGGGCGAATCTGAGCCGATCGTCGCTGCTCCTTCTTCACCCTCGAGTACGACGACGCACGTGATGTCTTCTTCATCGACGCCTGCGATTGATCCGGCTGTCCCGTCGGTGACGGTGGAGGAATCGATGTGGGAGGGGTCGGAGAGTGGACCGAATGGCAATGCGGGGAAGAGGCAGGCCTGGAACAAGCCGTCGAATGGGCCAGTCGCGGAGGTTGGTCCGGTCATGGGTGCGGTCTCTTGGCCCGCTTTATCGGAGTCCACTCGGGCTTCGCCGAAACCGTCTTCCGAATCGTTGAAAGCCTTGTCCGATATCGGATCACCTGTCGCCGTATTACAG GGGACTGGAAcaacatcttcttcctcttcacatAAACAAGTCGGTAATAATGCGAATCCTAATCCAACATCAAACCATAGCATAACCACGCGCCAGAGATCCATGAGGCGTAATAATGCAAGCACATCCTCTAATGGTGGCCTCCCTCAGCAGCAGCTAGCACCACCAGGTGCAGTGGTTGAAATGGGTCCAAATAACCCTTCACCTAAGGATCACACACAAAGAAGTGGGTTTGCATCACAATCCCATGGTGGTAATGATCATCCACCGCATCGTAACTCATTTAGGAACCGCAATGGTGGCTCACATCCACGTGGAGATGGTTCTCACCATCACAATTATGGAGGCAGCCGTGGAAATCAAGATTGGAATGCTCATAGGAACTTTTCTGGTAGGGACAACCACATGCAACCACAGAGAGGTGCTCCTAGGTTTATTAGGCCTCCACCACCACCGCCTCTGAGTTCCACCCCATTTATTCCCCCACCACCTGTGCGGCCTTTTGCTAGTCCCATTGGTTTCCCTG AACTGCCGCCTCCAATGGTATATGTTGCAGCTCCACCTCCTGACTCACTCAGAGGCATGCCTTTTGTTCCACCAATGCTGCCTCATCCATTCTATTATCCTCCTGCGGACCCTCATTTGCCTGCTAAGATAGTGAAgcagatagaatattatttcag TGGTGAGAATTTGATTAAAGATACATACTTGCGGCAGAACATGGATGATCAGGGCTGGGTTCCTATTACATTGATAGCACGCTTCAAACAA GTTGTGCTCTTGTCAGACAATATACAGTTTATACTGGATTCTGTGCGAACTTCTAGTATTCTGGAAGTGcag GGTGACAAAATAAGAAGGCGCAATGATTGGATGAGATGGATAATATCACCGTCAGTTCATTTTCCTAATGCTTCAGGCCAACAGATCTTTGGACAGCCCAGTTATGATTTGCTGGAAGCTCGTGTCCAAAGCATGGCACTGGAGGAGAGGACTACTAACCACCACACTACTGGGGGCCAAGCTGATCCTCATGGAGCAGCACTTGAGAATGAGTTACCATCTGAGGACTTGAGCAGCCCGTCGCAGCTGTCAGGCGGAAGGAAAACAGATCAAAGCCAGTTCTGA